The Terriglobus tenax genome contains a region encoding:
- a CDS encoding substrate-binding domain-containing protein yields the protein MAPKGKSRQLYLIPVLSKALDILEMLQQSQGMTLESIHKQTGISKTTVYRILKSFVHRGYVSQSADGAYRHVTRQKKLRFGFGSQSSEMPFAIAVEQSLRKAAAAVGVDLLVLDNSYDGATAVANAEKFVQSQVDVVIECQIDQHVAPIIADRIAAANIPMIAVDIPHPHAIYFGVDNYRVGHAMGEVLAEHALERWKGKIDWIIGLDLAEAGPMVQSRITGVFESLRNRMPDTPVECFVRVDTRGLRDKSSTAVLEFLKRHPKDKRILIAAANDTAALGAIDAVRKLGREKQVAVAGHDCVEEMLVELRRPDSPAIASVSHEVSQYGEYLMRLGLSLLRGEIVPPYNFTQYEVITRENLPS from the coding sequence GTGGCACCCAAAGGCAAAAGCCGGCAGCTGTACCTGATCCCTGTGCTCTCGAAAGCACTCGATATCCTCGAGATGCTGCAGCAGAGCCAGGGAATGACGCTGGAGTCTATCCATAAGCAGACGGGCATCTCTAAGACCACCGTCTATCGCATTCTGAAGAGCTTTGTGCACCGCGGCTATGTGTCGCAGAGCGCCGATGGCGCTTACCGTCACGTCACGCGGCAGAAGAAGCTGCGCTTCGGCTTTGGCAGCCAGAGCAGCGAGATGCCCTTTGCCATTGCCGTGGAGCAGAGCCTGCGCAAAGCCGCGGCCGCCGTTGGCGTGGATCTGCTGGTGCTGGACAACAGCTACGACGGTGCGACGGCCGTAGCCAATGCCGAAAAGTTTGTGCAGAGCCAGGTCGATGTGGTCATCGAGTGCCAGATTGACCAGCATGTGGCACCCATCATCGCCGACCGCATCGCCGCGGCCAATATCCCGATGATTGCCGTGGATATTCCTCACCCTCACGCCATCTACTTCGGTGTGGATAACTATCGCGTGGGCCATGCCATGGGTGAGGTGCTGGCCGAGCATGCCCTGGAGCGCTGGAAGGGAAAGATCGACTGGATTATCGGTCTGGATCTGGCCGAAGCCGGCCCCATGGTGCAGAGCCGTATTACCGGAGTCTTCGAGTCGCTGCGCAACCGCATGCCGGATACCCCGGTGGAATGTTTCGTCCGTGTGGATACACGCGGACTGCGCGATAAAAGCTCGACCGCGGTACTTGAGTTCCTGAAGCGCCACCCCAAGGACAAGCGCATCCTGATTGCGGCGGCCAACGATACTGCTGCGCTCGGAGCCATTGATGCCGTCCGCAAGCTGGGCCGCGAAAAGCAGGTGGCCGTGGCTGGCCACGATTGCGTGGAAGAAATGCTGGTGGAACTGCGCCGTCCGGATTCGCCGGCAATTGCCTCGGTCTCGCACGAGGTCTCGCAGTATGGCGAATACCTGATGCGGCTGGGCCTGTCGTTGCTGCGCGGTGAGATTGTGCCACCGTATAACTTCACCCAGTACGAAGTCATCACGCGCGAAAATCTGCCCAGTTAG
- a CDS encoding TIM barrel protein, whose product MERSVTSLPQEHKERVWRALDGLQIEIPSWGFANTGTRFGKFIQPAAATNLQEKFADASEVHRLTGITPTVALHVLWDLPEGEASVGHVKELEQTYGIRSGSINPNLFQDQEYKYGSLCNPDPAVREKAVEHMLTSVRIARELGSRDISLWVSDGSNYPGTQSISRRIGWLEEALKATHAEMAPTQRLLVEYKPFEPAFYHTDIADWGMAYSLAKAAGPQAVVLVDTGHHALGTNIEQIVAWLLHLNILGGFHFNDRKFADDDLTIGSIDPYQVFRIFHEILSYKAANDLHEDQIAYMIDQSHNLKGKMEAMVQTVMQAQELFARAALVDQALQAELQDACKLVEAEEHFRGCFYTDVRPLVAEWRQSRGLPPNPLEALRTSGYVEKITEERAAKNSNTQSSYA is encoded by the coding sequence ATGGAACGCAGCGTGACCTCTCTTCCGCAGGAGCATAAAGAGCGTGTTTGGCGGGCGCTCGACGGACTCCAAATCGAGATTCCATCGTGGGGCTTTGCGAACACCGGAACGCGCTTCGGCAAGTTTATTCAGCCGGCCGCCGCGACCAACCTGCAGGAGAAGTTTGCCGATGCCTCCGAGGTGCACCGCCTGACCGGCATTACGCCGACCGTCGCCCTGCACGTACTCTGGGACCTGCCCGAGGGCGAGGCCAGCGTTGGTCATGTGAAAGAGTTGGAGCAGACCTACGGCATCCGGTCGGGCTCCATCAACCCGAACCTGTTCCAGGACCAGGAATACAAGTACGGCTCGCTGTGCAACCCAGACCCCGCCGTGCGCGAGAAGGCCGTGGAGCACATGCTGACCTCTGTCCGTATTGCCAGGGAGCTGGGCTCGCGTGATATCTCGCTGTGGGTTTCGGATGGATCGAACTACCCCGGCACACAGAGCATCTCGCGCCGCATTGGCTGGCTGGAAGAAGCCCTGAAGGCCACACACGCCGAGATGGCACCCACGCAGCGGCTGCTGGTAGAGTACAAGCCGTTTGAGCCGGCTTTCTACCATACTGACATTGCCGACTGGGGCATGGCTTACTCCCTGGCGAAGGCGGCCGGGCCGCAGGCCGTGGTGCTGGTCGATACCGGCCACCATGCGCTGGGCACCAACATTGAGCAGATTGTGGCCTGGCTGCTGCACCTGAACATTCTTGGCGGCTTCCACTTCAACGACCGCAAGTTTGCCGACGATGACCTGACCATCGGCTCCATTGATCCGTACCAGGTCTTCCGCATCTTCCACGAGATTCTGAGCTACAAAGCCGCGAACGACCTGCACGAAGACCAGATCGCCTACATGATTGATCAGAGCCACAACCTGAAGGGCAAGATGGAAGCCATGGTGCAGACCGTGATGCAGGCACAGGAACTGTTTGCCCGCGCCGCCCTGGTAGACCAGGCGCTGCAGGCTGAACTGCAGGATGCCTGCAAGCTGGTTGAGGCAGAAGAGCACTTCCGTGGCTGCTTCTATACGGACGTTCGTCCGCTGGTAGCGGAGTGGCGCCAATCGCGTGGCCTGCCGCCCAACCCGCTGGAGGCACTGCGTACCAGCGGCTACGTGGAGAAGATTACCGAAGAACGCGCCGCAAAAAACAGCAATACCCAAAGCTCCTATGCCTGA
- a CDS encoding L-rhamnose/proton symporter RhaT yields MPGPLLGVLYHWLGGLASASNFIPFRAIKRWSFEIYWIIQGVAAWLIAPALIAWIFVPHVSEILARSPREAVTHAVLYGIAWGVGGLTFGLAIRYLGIALGYAVALGFCTAFGTLMPPMLEGQLGAIASQTGGQIILGGIGVCLLAIAVNGLAGYYKDRDTADDVPVTAQQKDLSFGKGIIVAVFAGIMSSFFAFGLAAGKPIGDIAAADLKANGRLDLWQNLPVLIVVLWGGFATNLLWSVWLIVRKRSAGQLAGAVADPEAGGEQKLSGGQLMKNYLCAASAGIIWYFQFFFYSMGQTKMGKYDFSSWTLHMASIIIFAAIWGVSLKEWKHASPRAKGVLACGVGLLILSTIIVGYGNYRSAH; encoded by the coding sequence ATGCCCGGACCTCTGCTTGGCGTTCTTTATCACTGGCTTGGCGGCCTTGCCTCAGCCAGCAATTTCATACCGTTTCGCGCCATTAAGCGCTGGTCCTTCGAGATCTACTGGATCATCCAGGGTGTGGCCGCATGGCTGATCGCGCCGGCCCTGATTGCCTGGATCTTCGTCCCGCATGTGAGTGAGATCCTGGCCCGCTCACCCCGCGAGGCCGTGACTCACGCCGTCCTCTACGGCATTGCCTGGGGCGTTGGCGGACTCACCTTTGGCCTTGCCATCCGCTATCTTGGGATCGCACTCGGCTACGCTGTTGCCCTGGGGTTCTGCACGGCCTTCGGAACGCTGATGCCTCCCATGCTGGAAGGCCAGTTGGGCGCCATCGCCAGCCAGACCGGCGGACAGATCATCCTCGGCGGCATCGGCGTCTGCCTGCTGGCCATTGCCGTCAACGGACTCGCCGGATACTACAAGGACCGCGATACCGCCGACGATGTGCCTGTCACCGCCCAGCAGAAAGATCTTTCCTTCGGCAAGGGAATCATCGTGGCGGTCTTTGCCGGCATCATGAGTTCCTTCTTCGCCTTTGGTCTTGCCGCGGGCAAACCGATTGGCGACATTGCCGCCGCGGATCTGAAGGCCAACGGACGGCTCGACCTGTGGCAGAACCTGCCTGTGTTGATTGTTGTTCTGTGGGGAGGCTTTGCGACCAACCTTCTCTGGTCCGTGTGGCTGATCGTGCGGAAGCGCTCGGCAGGCCAGCTTGCAGGCGCGGTAGCCGACCCCGAAGCCGGAGGCGAACAGAAGCTCTCCGGCGGCCAGTTGATGAAGAACTATCTCTGCGCGGCATCGGCGGGCATCATCTGGTACTTCCAGTTCTTCTTCTACTCCATGGGGCAGACGAAGATGGGCAAGTATGACTTCTCAAGCTGGACACTGCACATGGCCTCCATCATCATCTTCGCCGCCATCTGGGGCGTAAGCCTTAAGGAGTGGAAGCATGCCAGTCCGCGCGCCAAAGGTGTGCTGGCCTGCGGCGTGGGTCTGCTGATTCTTTCCACCATCATTGTGGGTTACGGAAACTACCGTTCGGCGCACTAA
- a CDS encoding sodium:solute symporter family protein, with protein sequence MTHLAFAIFNARQLVTLSWPDILILLLYFVLVIFIGFYVKDSANTSEEFFLAGREMTAWIAGLSFVSANLGSLELMGWAGSAYQYGILATHWYWVGAIPAMLFLGIVMMPFYYISKTHSVPGYLQLRFGEGARGLSAISFGLMTILMSGVNMYAMAVVMRTVLGWNITFSIWIGAATVAVYVMLGGLRSAIINEVLQFILIWAGAALIPILGLIEAGGWKNLKAQIAVNVGSNDYTHLWSTLGHFKDNPMGINWVGIVFGLGAIISFGYWTTDFLVVQRVLSANNLRAAKMAPIIGAAFKMAVPFIVIVPGLLALSVLKNADGSTMHLVSTEIAQKTGQHAYDEVLPLMLIRYCGPGVLGLGITALVAGFMSGMAGNVSAFSTVWTYDIYGAYIKKNAPDKHYVAVGRWSTVIGMLISIMSAYILAHASSIMDYVQALFSFFIAPLFGTVILGMLWKRATGAGGFWGLLAGTVSSIAMFVYVQTGGPSALATIALSPDAKPMAENMFRALWSWLICVLVTVVVSLMTKPKPVSELDGLVYGATAIPDDGAKTLFQKPIFWAGVVGVGFIILNVIFW encoded by the coding sequence ATGACCCATCTCGCCTTTGCGATCTTCAATGCCCGGCAACTTGTCACCCTGTCCTGGCCCGATATCCTGATTCTGCTGCTGTACTTCGTGCTGGTGATCTTCATCGGCTTTTATGTGAAGGACTCGGCAAACACCAGTGAAGAATTTTTCCTCGCCGGACGCGAGATGACGGCCTGGATTGCCGGCCTCAGCTTTGTTTCCGCAAACCTCGGCTCGCTGGAACTGATGGGATGGGCTGGCTCCGCGTATCAGTACGGCATCCTTGCGACGCACTGGTACTGGGTTGGCGCCATTCCCGCGATGCTCTTCCTTGGCATTGTGATGATGCCCTTCTACTACATCTCGAAGACGCACTCGGTCCCCGGCTATCTGCAACTGCGTTTCGGCGAAGGTGCCCGCGGTCTTTCCGCCATCTCCTTCGGCCTGATGACTATCCTGATGAGTGGCGTGAACATGTACGCCATGGCCGTGGTCATGCGCACGGTGCTGGGATGGAACATCACTTTCTCCATCTGGATTGGAGCGGCGACTGTCGCGGTTTACGTCATGCTCGGCGGACTGCGCTCGGCCATCATCAATGAGGTGCTGCAGTTCATCCTCATCTGGGCCGGAGCGGCGCTGATTCCCATTCTCGGCCTGATTGAGGCCGGCGGCTGGAAGAACCTGAAGGCGCAGATCGCCGTCAACGTCGGGTCGAATGACTACACGCACCTGTGGTCGACGCTGGGGCACTTCAAGGACAACCCGATGGGCATCAACTGGGTTGGCATTGTCTTTGGCCTGGGCGCCATCATCAGCTTCGGCTACTGGACCACCGACTTCCTGGTGGTGCAGCGCGTGCTCTCCGCCAACAACCTTCGCGCGGCGAAGATGGCGCCAATCATCGGCGCTGCCTTCAAGATGGCGGTCCCGTTTATCGTCATCGTTCCAGGCCTGCTGGCGCTTTCGGTGCTGAAGAATGCGGATGGTTCGACGATGCACCTGGTCTCGACCGAGATCGCGCAAAAGACCGGCCAGCACGCCTATGACGAAGTGCTTCCGCTGATGCTGATCCGCTATTGCGGTCCGGGTGTGCTTGGGCTTGGCATTACGGCACTGGTTGCCGGCTTTATGAGCGGTATGGCGGGTAACGTTTCGGCCTTCTCCACGGTGTGGACCTACGATATCTACGGTGCATACATCAAGAAGAACGCTCCGGATAAGCACTACGTCGCTGTAGGCCGCTGGTCGACGGTGATTGGCATGCTGATCTCCATCATGTCGGCGTACATCCTGGCGCATGCGTCGTCCATCATGGACTACGTGCAGGCGCTGTTCAGCTTCTTCATTGCGCCGCTCTTCGGCACGGTCATTCTTGGCATGTTGTGGAAGCGCGCCACCGGAGCGGGCGGTTTCTGGGGCCTGCTGGCCGGAACCGTCAGCTCCATCGCCATGTTTGTGTATGTGCAAACGGGCGGCCCCAGCGCGCTGGCGACCATTGCACTTTCGCCTGACGCAAAGCCCATGGCCGAGAACATGTTCCGCGCGCTGTGGAGCTGGCTGATCTGCGTCCTTGTCACCGTCGTCGTCAGCCTGATGACCAAGCCTAAGCCCGTCTCCGAACTCGACGGTCTGGTCTACGGCGCGACCGCCATTCCGGACGACGGAGCAAAGACGCTCTTCCAGAAGCCGATCTTCTGGGCCGGAGTCGTCGGCGTCGGCTTCATCATCCTCAACGTCATCTTCTGGTAG
- a CDS encoding pectinesterase family protein, translated as MKFAAPCLALAACVLPALRAQDVHVHVSPASRGNTSSTDDFPTIQMAMDHAPDPGPGGRLYLHIAPGTYKERVWVSRRRPHTTWLGTGSDPSQVVITAARTGPTNGGTFFSESVEISADDFQADNITFENSAGNVGQAVAIAVSSDRAIFKHCRFLGDQDTLFADFGRQYYVDSYISGGVDFIFGNAAAVFDKSEIHIIRPGYLTAQSRTTPTQATGYVITHSRVTAEGLDGKPFHLGRPWRAYSRVVFMYTELPETLSPQGWHDWNSNAADLTKVFYAEFANTGAGANTSQRVPWAHQLTATQAKQFEPQIFLKGTDNWNPVAEAAKLP; from the coding sequence GTGAAGTTTGCCGCGCCGTGTCTGGCGCTTGCTGCCTGCGTTCTTCCTGCTCTGCGCGCGCAGGATGTTCATGTGCATGTCTCGCCCGCATCCAGGGGCAACACCTCCAGCACAGACGACTTTCCGACCATCCAGATGGCGATGGACCACGCACCCGATCCCGGCCCCGGCGGACGGCTCTACCTGCACATTGCGCCCGGAACCTACAAGGAGCGTGTCTGGGTCTCGCGCCGTCGTCCGCACACCACGTGGCTGGGCACCGGCAGTGATCCATCGCAGGTGGTCATTACCGCGGCCCGCACCGGTCCAACGAACGGCGGCACCTTTTTCTCCGAGTCGGTTGAGATCAGCGCTGACGACTTCCAGGCTGACAACATCACCTTTGAGAACTCCGCCGGAAACGTGGGCCAGGCCGTAGCCATTGCCGTCAGCAGCGACCGCGCCATCTTCAAGCACTGTCGCTTCCTTGGCGACCAGGACACGCTCTTCGCCGACTTCGGGCGGCAGTACTATGTCGACTCGTATATCTCCGGCGGTGTGGACTTTATCTTCGGCAACGCTGCCGCGGTCTTCGACAAGAGCGAGATCCACATCATCCGTCCCGGCTACCTGACAGCGCAGTCGCGCACCACGCCAACTCAGGCAACGGGCTACGTCATCACGCACTCACGCGTTACGGCCGAGGGACTCGACGGCAAGCCATTCCATCTCGGACGCCCCTGGCGCGCCTACTCGCGTGTCGTCTTCATGTATACGGAGCTGCCTGAAACGTTGAGCCCGCAGGGCTGGCACGACTGGAACTCGAACGCCGCAGACCTGACGAAGGTCTTCTATGCTGAGTTCGCGAACACCGGCGCAGGAGCCAATACCTCGCAGCGCGTCCCTTGGGCACACCAGCTAACCGCCACGCAGGCAAAACAGTTTGAGCCGCAGATCTTCCTGAAGGGAACTGACAACTGGAACCCGGTGGCAGAGGCCGCAAAGCTGCCTTGA
- a CDS encoding alpha/beta hydrolase family protein, with protein MRTPLQLAILLLTATLAAQTKLPPIVAAGGGGEIRPEQYFSVRHPFDQGIFTKEGKDLTAAQRTSRNAAWRREIKKQLYVPDRLPALEAKVWSSFSPMPGVIADRVTYNTADGMKVPAIVYRPDPKLLKPGQKLPGIVIVDGHGGDKFTWYSFYSGMLFARAGAVAVTYDPIGEGERNAHKATGQSPAEHDAAVDLPHWGQRLAGLMQVDVMQAVSYLRSLPQVDPSRIGTVGYSMGAFITGITGAIDPRIHAVLLSGGGTYDGAHEYFDTGKLPCQAAPYRALAVLGDRGPILYTLNAERGPMYAMNGDADTVMKMSDHPPAWFVEVRERTIRLTGTDKGLFTTILYPGISHRTSWVNLDGMLWLNQQLHFAFWDDAGLRAAGTTHIADWIHKNDVFILKNYLREDREGGLDAVGTGFPGIPRQDLMVLSDEEWNQQKNQLLYDSWASKIQALEKAR; from the coding sequence ATGCGCACACCCCTACAACTCGCCATTCTTCTCCTCACCGCCACCCTCGCCGCGCAAACCAAGCTCCCACCCATCGTCGCCGCGGGTGGTGGTGGAGAGATTCGCCCGGAGCAGTACTTCTCCGTCCGGCATCCGTTCGATCAGGGCATTTTCACCAAGGAAGGTAAAGACCTGACCGCGGCGCAGCGCACGTCCCGCAATGCCGCATGGCGGCGCGAGATCAAAAAGCAGCTCTACGTGCCGGACAGGCTCCCTGCGCTCGAAGCAAAGGTGTGGTCCAGCTTCTCGCCCATGCCCGGCGTCATTGCCGACCGCGTGACCTACAACACCGCCGATGGCATGAAGGTTCCGGCGATTGTCTACCGGCCAGACCCGAAGCTGTTGAAGCCGGGGCAGAAGCTTCCCGGTATCGTCATCGTCGATGGCCACGGTGGAGACAAGTTCACCTGGTATTCCTTCTACAGTGGCATGCTCTTCGCCAGGGCGGGTGCGGTGGCCGTGACGTATGACCCCATCGGAGAGGGGGAGCGCAACGCGCACAAGGCTACCGGGCAAAGCCCTGCGGAGCATGATGCTGCGGTCGATCTACCGCACTGGGGCCAGCGTCTCGCAGGCCTGATGCAGGTGGATGTGATGCAGGCGGTCAGCTATCTGCGTTCGTTGCCTCAGGTGGATCCATCGCGCATTGGCACCGTGGGTTACTCGATGGGTGCTTTTATCACCGGTATTACCGGGGCGATCGATCCACGTATCCACGCCGTACTGCTCAGTGGCGGAGGCACCTATGACGGTGCGCATGAATACTTTGATACCGGCAAGCTTCCCTGCCAGGCTGCGCCATATCGCGCACTTGCGGTTCTCGGGGATCGCGGTCCCATCCTCTACACGCTGAATGCCGAGCGTGGACCCATGTACGCGATGAACGGCGATGCGGACACCGTGATGAAGATGAGTGATCATCCGCCGGCATGGTTTGTCGAGGTGCGCGAACGAACGATCCGTCTTACGGGAACAGACAAGGGACTCTTCACAACGATCCTCTATCCCGGCATCAGCCATCGCACCAGTTGGGTAAACCTGGACGGCATGCTGTGGCTCAACCAGCAGTTGCACTTTGCTTTTTGGGATGATGCCGGTCTGCGTGCCGCGGGAACAACACATATTGCCGACTGGATTCACAAGAACGATGTCTTCATTCTGAAGAACTATCTGCGTGAAGATCGTGAAGGTGGACTGGATGCCGTAGGCACTGGTTTCCCGGGAATTCCACGTCAGGACCTGATGGTGCTGAGCGACGAAGAATGGAATCAGCAGAAGAACCAACTTCTGTACGACTCCTGGGCATCGAAGATTCAAGCGCTGGAAAAGGCTCGCTGA
- the rimM gene encoding ribosome maturation factor RimM (Essential for efficient processing of 16S rRNA) has product MTDTPYTAIARLLRPQGRKGELLADMLTDFPERFKTTTSVLLENPKGEPAPATLEEHWFPTGRNAGRVVLKLKGIDSINDAETLQGKLVLVPDDERVPLDEDRVWVSDLIGCELYHHDNLIGTVAEVHENESPEGASLLVVRKSHSEDELLIPFVKAYILSLDIQAKRIEMKLPDGLLEING; this is encoded by the coding sequence ATGACCGACACACCGTACACCGCAATTGCCCGCCTACTGCGTCCGCAGGGACGCAAGGGAGAGCTGTTGGCCGACATGCTGACAGACTTTCCGGAACGCTTCAAAACCACCACCTCCGTGCTGTTGGAAAATCCGAAAGGCGAGCCCGCACCAGCAACCCTGGAGGAGCACTGGTTCCCCACGGGACGCAATGCGGGGCGAGTTGTGCTGAAGCTGAAAGGGATTGACTCCATCAACGACGCCGAGACCCTGCAGGGCAAGCTGGTGCTGGTGCCGGATGATGAACGTGTTCCCCTGGATGAGGATCGCGTCTGGGTCTCTGACTTGATCGGCTGCGAACTGTACCATCACGACAACCTGATCGGCACCGTCGCCGAGGTGCATGAAAACGAGTCGCCCGAAGGCGCATCCCTGCTGGTCGTTCGAAAGAGCCATAGTGAGGACGAGCTGCTGATTCCCTTTGTGAAGGCTTACATCCTCTCGCTGGACATCCAGGCCAAGCGCATTGAGATGAAGCTGCCGGATGGACTGCTCGAGATCAACGGTTAA
- a CDS encoding DinB family protein: MRIAQVLLADYDAEVRSTQRLFERLPAADKATWKPHEKSMELGKLAMHVAALPGFGAMILSTQTLDTGQQRPPSFPYEGATQAAAIFSETSAKTRSILEAISDEEMEQPWQLQFHDRVFFKGSRILAYRTMFFNHLVHHRAQLGVYLRLLNIPIPGLYGPSADEPINLG, encoded by the coding sequence ATGCGCATCGCACAGGTTCTGCTGGCGGATTACGACGCTGAGGTCAGAAGCACACAGCGTCTTTTTGAACGGCTTCCGGCGGCAGACAAAGCCACCTGGAAGCCGCACGAAAAGTCGATGGAGTTGGGCAAGCTGGCCATGCATGTGGCTGCCCTGCCTGGCTTCGGCGCAATGATTCTGAGCACCCAGACCCTCGACACCGGCCAGCAGAGACCACCGAGCTTCCCCTATGAAGGTGCGACGCAGGCTGCAGCCATTTTTTCCGAAACCTCTGCGAAAACCCGCTCGATTCTTGAGGCCATCTCCGATGAAGAGATGGAGCAGCCGTGGCAGCTGCAATTCCATGACCGGGTCTTCTTCAAAGGCAGCCGCATTCTTGCCTACCGCACCATGTTCTTCAATCACCTGGTGCATCACCGCGCACAGCTTGGCGTCTATCTGCGCCTCCTGAACATTCCGATTCCGGGCTTGTATGGCCCGTCAGCGGACGAACCGATCAACCTGGGATGA
- a CDS encoding enoyl-ACP reductase FabI, whose amino-acid sequence MIDLTGKVAVIFGLANKRSIAWGIAQKLSEAGATIALCYQNERLKKEADALLPDLKNAKAYQCDLSIDAEIETTFEAFKNDFGKIDILVHAVAYAPADEIKNDFIYTSREGFRIAQDVSVYTLIAVSRAAMPLMTEGGAILTLSYYGAEKVFPNYNVMGVAKAALEATVRYLAASLGPKNIRVNAISAGPIKTLAARGIGDFTKILDTVTERAPLHRNVDQLEVGGAALFLCSPLASAITGEITYVDCGYNITGM is encoded by the coding sequence ATGATTGATTTGACAGGCAAAGTGGCCGTTATCTTCGGCCTGGCCAATAAACGCAGCATTGCCTGGGGCATTGCCCAGAAGCTCTCCGAGGCAGGCGCGACCATCGCCCTCTGCTACCAGAACGAGCGCCTGAAGAAGGAAGCCGACGCTCTTCTGCCTGATCTGAAGAACGCCAAGGCCTACCAGTGCGATCTCTCCATCGACGCCGAGATCGAGACCACCTTTGAGGCCTTCAAGAACGACTTCGGCAAGATCGACATCCTGGTCCACGCCGTTGCGTATGCTCCGGCCGACGAGATCAAGAACGACTTTATCTACACCAGCCGCGAAGGCTTCCGCATTGCGCAGGACGTCAGCGTCTACACGCTGATTGCCGTGTCGCGCGCGGCCATGCCGCTGATGACCGAGGGCGGCGCCATTCTGACGCTGAGCTACTATGGCGCGGAGAAGGTCTTCCCGAACTACAACGTGATGGGCGTAGCCAAGGCGGCCCTGGAAGCCACGGTGCGTTACCTGGCAGCTTCGCTCGGACCGAAGAACATCCGCGTGAATGCGATCTCCGCCGGGCCCATCAAGACGCTGGCCGCGCGCGGCATCGGCGACTTCACCAAGATCCTCGACACCGTCACCGAGCGTGCTCCGCTGCACCGCAACGTGGACCAGCTCGAAGTAGGCGGCGCTGCACTGTTCCTGTGCTCTCCGCTGGCCAGCGCCATCACCGGCGAGATTACGTACGTGGACTGCGGCTACAACATCACCGGAATGTAG
- a CDS encoding energy transducer TonB → MLRRLLILLFCTALSAIGYAQNNISSQFYEMQEAFNQAYSKPWHRIVSFEMSNAEGEITSGTVDEKTYSRVESSLTVTGGINLTKVKHSSAVYVTGQDAPYLLKLALTMLTQLQMSYSTPSRLEPVSPLKGAPDFSCFTAREPTEVFCRDKKLPMIRVIRARNLFIMFNRIGKFRDQYVPLRIEMAVNGKVLMKMNVEKLEELDPSGASSVAVPPGARPVSESLMLTFGITRQQIKGAVPSYPLGAQSQQDSGDVLIAAHIDESGAVSALEPVSSPSLFLTKSAMTALSTWKFASVYEAGGPSDIDTLFTLQYVIPKAYKFKQ, encoded by the coding sequence ATGTTGAGACGTCTTCTGATCCTGCTCTTCTGTACGGCATTGTCGGCTATTGGATATGCCCAAAACAACATTTCGAGTCAGTTTTACGAGATGCAGGAAGCTTTCAATCAGGCTTACAGCAAGCCATGGCACCGCATCGTCAGCTTTGAAATGAGTAACGCTGAGGGAGAGATAACCTCTGGTACGGTCGACGAGAAGACATATTCTCGCGTGGAAAGCTCGCTGACGGTTACAGGAGGCATCAACCTTACAAAGGTAAAGCACTCATCTGCTGTTTACGTAACCGGACAGGATGCTCCGTATCTGCTAAAGCTGGCACTTACCATGCTTACACAGCTCCAGATGTCTTACAGCACTCCTTCGCGACTGGAGCCGGTTAGTCCGCTGAAAGGCGCCCCAGACTTCTCTTGTTTCACAGCACGCGAACCCACAGAAGTTTTCTGCCGCGATAAGAAACTGCCGATGATTCGCGTCATCAGAGCCAGAAATCTCTTCATTATGTTCAATCGTATCGGTAAATTCCGAGATCAGTATGTTCCGTTACGTATCGAGATGGCTGTAAACGGAAAGGTCTTGATGAAGATGAATGTTGAAAAGCTTGAAGAACTCGATCCTTCTGGAGCTTCATCTGTCGCCGTCCCACCCGGCGCTCGACCTGTGAGTGAGAGTTTGATGTTAACCTTTGGGATCACCCGTCAACAGATCAAGGGTGCTGTCCCGTCCTATCCCCTCGGAGCGCAAAGCCAGCAGGATTCAGGTGATGTTCTGATTGCAGCTCACATTGATGAATCTGGAGCGGTATCCGCTCTTGAGCCTGTGTCGAGCCCGTCTCTATTCCTCACGAAATCAGCTATGACGGCTCTCAGCACGTGGAAATTCGCCTCTGTGTATGAGGCAGGGGGTCCATCTGATATCGATACGCTTTTCACGTTGCAGTATGTGATACCCAAAGCCTACAAATTCAAGCAGTAA